ATCCCAATCAAATATATATGACAATGTTTGATTAGTCATAGCTTCTTGCCCAAATACTATTGCAGCCATGAGCAATGCGAATCCAATAATTGATATTTCTCCAATTCTACCTGGTCTTATATATCGTAAATAAATACCCATAAAGAAAGCGATTGGAACGGTTGAAGATACAGTAAAGGCTCCCCAAGGAGAGTGAGTTAAAGCTTTAACAACTATTAATGCTAATACTGCTAGTATTATAATCATTATAATGAACGTGCCAAATAAAGCTATTAACCCTGGTATTGGACCTAGTTCTGATTTTATTATTTCACCTAATGATTTGCCATCACGTCTTGTTGATATAAACAAGACTATGAAATCTTGTACAGCTCCAACAAAAACAACACCAGCAAGAATCCATAACATCCCTGGCAAATAACCAATTTGAGCTGCTAATACTGGCCCTACTAATGGACCAGCGCCTGCTATTGCTGCAAAATGATGACCAAATAATACATGTTTATTAGTTGGGACATAATCTATTCCATCATTAAATCTCCAAGCTGGACTTAATCTCTCATGGTTTAATTGGAATACTTTTTCTGCAATAAATTTACTATAATATCTATAAGCTATTAAATATACGCATATGGAAGCTGTCAAAATCCACAAAGCATTTATAGTTTCACCTCGATTTAAAGCAATAACTCCCAGGGAAGATGCGCCTAGAATTGAAATTGCTATCCAAATTAGGTGCTTACCAAAGCTCCTACTACTACTTTGCATAATAATTAACTCCTCTCGTATGAAATAATTTCAACGAAGCTTAGACTCTGAGAATAGTATTTTCTCAGTAAGTGTTGTTTATAAGGAACAGCCGAAACAATCTCACAAAATTTGATGAAGATAAATTTTGTGAGATTGTAATAATTCAGTCTATTTTAAAATCTATGGATATTTATTCGGATATCGTGAAACTCTCCCCAATTAAACTTATAGTTAGTATCGAAGAATTATATGGCACTGTGTTGATGAATGCACGGAATTTTTAAAATTATTGTAACAAAACTGGATTGTTTTTATATAAGCATTACTATCTATTCTATTATAGAGATTATTGATTTCTTATGCCATCTATCCAAATGTTTTTTCATAAATTCTGGATATTTATTGTATATAATAGAAGCGACTCTATGAGCTAATTCTATAATTTTAATATCATTATCCAAATCACAAAATTTTAGTAGATTAATACCAGACTGTTTAGTTCCAAGAAATTCACCAGGTCCTCGTATCTTTAGATCGCGGCTTGCTATTTCAAATCCATCTGAGGTTTCAAACATGGTTTTTAGTCGATATTTTGCAATATTTGATAAAAGATTTTTATATAACAAAACACATATAGATTCTGTATTGCCTCTACCAATTCTGCCTCGTAACTGATGAAGCTGAGCCAATCCAAATCTTTCTGCATGGTCTATAATCATCATAGATGCATTTGGAATATCAACGCCAACTTCTATAACAGTAGTAGCTACTAGAATATTCAGTTGACCATCTCTAAAAGATTGCATTGTAGTTATTTTTTCATGACTGGCTACATGGCTATGTATAAGACCAATATTTAGATCAGGAAATCTTTCTTTTATATCATGAAACGTATTAACAGCATTTTGCAAATCATTTTTTTCTGTATCTTGCACTAACGGACAAACCCAGTATGCTTGATTTCCATTTCTAGCTGCGGTTGCAACATGCATTAATACTCTTTCGCGACGATCATCTGATATTAATTTTGTAATTATAGGTTTTCTATTTCTAGGAAATTCATCTATAACAGAAATTTTCATATCAGATAGAAATGTCATAGCTAATGTTCTAGGTATAGGTGTTGCGCTCATTGATAATAAGTGGGGATGTATGATTTTATTTTCTGGATCAATTCCTTTTTTATATAAAGAAGATCTTTGCTCCACCCCAAAACGGTGCTCTTCATCTATTATAGATAATCCCAATTCTTTGAATTTTATATATTCTTGTATTAAGGATTGCGTCCCAATAATTAAACTAATATTTCCATTTAATACACTATTTTTAATGTTATTTCTTTCTTTAAGAGTTTTGCTGCTAGTAATTAATTCTGTATTTATTCCTAAATTAGAGAACCATGTCTTTATTTTAGAGAAATGCTGTTCTGCCAATATTTCTGTGGGTGTCATTATAGCAACTTGTGTATTGTTCATTATAGCTTGTAAAGCAGCAATTACAGCGACTATTGTTTTGCCACTACCAA
The genomic region above belongs to Candidatus Kinetoplastibacterium blastocrithidii (ex Strigomonas culicis) and contains:
- a CDS encoding ATP-dependent DNA helicase RecG — protein: MELNEQDSLILHMPFRYENETTVTKIKALQNSNYSIVEGIIKDVCIKHHNKNKNLVVTLTDGSGYLQLRWINFHKSYVKNFIVGKKLRVGGEIRRNFLNTEIVHPKIYDYRANLPKFLTPIYHSIKGISQLKIRKKVIDIINNKNICDSLPEDIIKSFKLMTFSNAIKIIHSPDIDVPINSLIKKTHPAWFRIKFDELLANQLSLEIERHNRKKNKSKPLPTSKEFWDSVKIILNLAGINLTKAQKRVIKEISFDLAHNYPMYRLLQGDVGSGKTIVAVIAALQAIMNNTQVAIMTPTEILAEQHFSKIKTWFSNLGINTELITSSKTLKERNNIKNSVLNGNISLIIGTQSLIQEYIKFKELGLSIIDEEHRFGVEQRSSLYKKGIDPENKIIHPHLLSMSATPIPRTLAMTFLSDMKISVIDEFPRNRKPIITKLISDDRRERVLMHVATAARNGNQAYWVCPLVQDTEKNDLQNAVNTFHDIKERFPDLNIGLIHSHVASHEKITTMQSFRDGQLNILVATTVIEVGVDIPNASMMIIDHAERFGLAQLHQLRGRIGRGNTESICVLLYKNLLSNIAKYRLKTMFETSDGFEIASRDLKIRGPGEFLGTKQSGINLLKFCDLDNDIKIIELAHRVASIIYNKYPEFMKKHLDRWHKKSIISIIE